A stretch of DNA from Pseudoalteromonas ruthenica:
TTAGCGGTTTAGCAGGGCTCACAGTACCTATAGTTGCGCTTTTTACTGGCCATATCAGTAGCCTTAGGAAGTATGGGCCGCCTGAAGAGACCTACTTCTTCACATCTTCTCCTTTGACCTTCATATTTATTGTACTGCTTTATTTTGGCTCTTCTCTATTTTTACTGCTAGCACCGACACTATTCAATGCAACATTTTTCCCGAAGAAAATAAAAAGAAAGAATAAAAAGTGATTACTTTTAAGTTACTTTATCTTCCTATAGCACCCCAATTACATTGCTGAATTCAACTTTTATGTTCCTATCACAGTTAAACAATTAAGTATAAATATCAAACATAAAAAAACCCGGCACTAAGCCGGGTTTTTAAATTCAGTTGAAGAAGCTTACTTCTTCTTTTTCGCAGCCTTTTTGTTCGGTAGGTCAGTGATTGACCCTTCGAAAATTTCAGCCGCGAGACCGATTGACTCATTAAGCGTTGGGTGCGCGTGGATGGTTAAAGCGATGTCTTCAGCATCGGCGCCCATTTCCACACCTAGACCAATCTCACCCAGCATTTCGCCAGCGTTGATACCGATCATTGCACCACCGATAAGACGATCTGTGTCTTTATCGAAAATGAGTTTAGTTTGACCTTCGGTACGTGATGAAGCAATCGCACGACCTGAAGCAGCCCATGGGAATACCGCTGTTTCAATATTCAGCCCTTGCTCTTTTGCTTCTTTCTCAGTGACACCAACCCATGCAATTTCAGGGTCTGTGTAGGCAATTGATGGAATGCACTTAGGATCAAAATAGTGCTTTTTGCCAGAAATTACTTCAGCGGCAACATGGCCTTCATGAACGGCTTTGTGAGCAAGCATAGGCTGGCCAACGATGTCACCAATGGCATAGATATGCTCAACATTGGTCTTCATTTGCTTATCAGTGTTGATAAAGCCGCGCTCATCAACGTTAACACCGGCTTTGTCGGCATCAACCAACTTACCATTTGGTGTACGACCAACAGCAACTAATACTTTGTCGTAACGCACAGGCTCCGCCGGCGCATTTTTGCCTTCAAAAGTCACGTATAGACCGTCGTCTTTCGCTTCAACACCGGTTACCTTAGTCGATAGCATAACGTTGAACTTGTCTTTAACGTACTTCTGGTAAATCTTGATAACGTCTTTGTCCGCTGCCGGAACTAGCTGATCAGCAAATTCAACCACGTCGATTTGTGAGCCTAGAGCGCGGTATACAGTGCCCATTTCAAGACCGATAATACCACCACCTAGTACCAATAGTTTTTCTGGTACGTCTTTCAGCTCAAGCGCACCAGTCGAGTCAATAACACGCTCGTCTTCTGGAATGAAAGGTAGGTTCACCGGCTGTGAACCAGCCGCGATAATAGCATTATCAAAAGTGATGGTGGTTTTGCCGTCATCGCCTTCTACGTCAATGGTGTTGCTGCCAGTGAATTTACCGTAGCCGCTCACGACTTTCACTTTACGCATTTTTGCCATGCCGTCTAGGCCGCCAGTTAGCTGACCAATAACAGAGTCCTTCCAATCGCGGATCTTGTC
This window harbors:
- the lpdA gene encoding dihydrolipoyl dehydrogenase, giving the protein MSNEIKTQVVVLGGGPGGYSAAFRAADLGLEVTLVESRATLGGVCLNVGCIPSKALLHVAKVIDDASEMASHGVSFGKPEIDLDKIRDWKDSVIGQLTGGLDGMAKMRKVKVVSGYGKFTGSNTIDVEGDDGKTTITFDNAIIAAGSQPVNLPFIPEDERVIDSTGALELKDVPEKLLVLGGGIIGLEMGTVYRALGSQIDVVEFADQLVPAADKDVIKIYQKYVKDKFNVMLSTKVTGVEAKDDGLYVTFEGKNAPAEPVRYDKVLVAVGRTPNGKLVDADKAGVNVDERGFINTDKQMKTNVEHIYAIGDIVGQPMLAHKAVHEGHVAAEVISGKKHYFDPKCIPSIAYTDPEIAWVGVTEKEAKEQGLNIETAVFPWAASGRAIASSRTEGQTKLIFDKDTDRLIGGAMIGINAGEMLGEIGLGVEMGADAEDIALTIHAHPTLNESIGLAAEIFEGSITDLPNKKAAKKKK